DNA sequence from the Caminibacter pacificus genome:
GCAACTACGATATATTCGTCGCTATCTACAATCGGGTATTTGATATAAACAAGTTCTCCCTCATGAGTTTCGTATTCCACTTCGATATCGCTTAGTGCCCCGTCTTTCGGACACCAGTTAACCATATAGTTGCCTTTTACGATGTAACCTTCGTCGTATAGTCTTTTAAATGCTACTCTTACGGCTCTTTGTAGTCCTTCATCCATTGTGAATCTCTCTCTGCTCCAAGCAGGAGATGCACCGAGGCTTCTAAGCTGTTTTGTAATCGTACCGCCTGAGAATTCCTTCCATTCCCATACTCTTTTTAAAAACTCTTCGCGCCCTAACTCTTCTTTTGTTTTTCCTTCGGCCAATAGCTGTTTTTCAACAACGTTTTGAGTTGCGATTCCGGCGTGGTCGGTTCCCGGTTGCCAAAGCGTAGCGTAGCCGTCCATTCTTTTGTATCTAACCATAATATCTTGGAGCGTAAAAGTCAAAGCGTGACCGATATGAAGGCTTCCTGTAACGTTTGGAGGAGGCATCATGATACAGAAGTTTTTATCTTTTGAATAGTCAACTTCGAAAAATCCCTCTTTTTCCCAAGTTTCGTACGTGCTTTTTTCGTATTCTTTAGGATTGTATTCTCTCACTCAAAATCCTTTTTTGGTGCAATTATACTAAAAATAGGCGATTGCTTAAAATTTGACAAACTCTCAAATTTGCTATAATTTGGAATAGCATTTGCTTGTTATGGCAAAAAAGGATTAAAATGAAATTTAACGTTGTGCTTCCGATTTTGGGATTTGAGGATGAAAAAGAGTTCGAACTCGAAGAAGTAAGCGATATTTTTTACAGACTAAAAGGTAAAAACGTAACCTTTACACTCGTAAATCCCTTTGCGCTTAGGGACGATTACGATTTTGAAATAAGCGAAAGCGAACAAAAGGCTTTAAAGCTTGATGAAAATAAAAAGTTTTTGGTGTTAAATATCGTAACACTTAATGAAGATTTTCTAAAATCCACGGTAAATTTCGCAGCGCCTTTGATTTTTAATATGGATGATAAACTTATGGGTCAGGTAATACTTGATAAATATCCGTACTCTTTAGCCGAGCCTTTGGCAAATTTTAAAAAAGGATAGGGTTTGAAGGTCACTTTGATAGGATACGGAGCTATGGCAAGCGCCATAGCCGAGGGATTAAAAGATAAATACGAACTTGAAGTTATAGGAAGAGACAAAGAAAAACTTAAAAACTTCTCAGAAAAATACGGCGCAAAATATTATACTTTCGAAGAAGCTAATATCGATAATAAAATCGTAATTTTAGCCGTAAAACCATATGTTTTGGACGAAGTGGCTCAAAAATTAAAGGGAAAAGCAAAATTATTAATCTCGATTCTTGCCGGAAAACCTCTAAAAGAGTTACAAAAAATCCCCGCTTTTTCATATATAAGAGCAATGCCGAACGTAGCCGCTAAATACGCAGCTTCCACAACCGCAATTACGGGAGATATCGATTCAAAAGAGCTTGCAACCGAAATTTTAGGTGCGATAGGGAAAGTCGTTTGGGTAAATAGTGATGACGAAATCGATATGGCAACCGCAATTATTGGTAGCGGTCCGGCATTTTTGGCTATAATAGCGGAAGCAATTAGTGACGGAGGAGTTTATTGCGGTCTAAAAAGAGATGTCTCAATAGAACTTACAAAAGGTTTGTTCGAGAGTTTTGCAAAATTGGATGATGATTTTTCGCAAATAAAAAACAGCGTAATGTCTCCTAAAGGAACGACGGCAGAAGGTATTAGAACTCTCGAAGAAGAGGGAGTTAGGGGAAAAATAATGAAAGGGATTATAAACACTTATGAAAAGTCAAAAAAAATTTAAGGCTTTTACTTTAATAGAAGTTTTGATTTCGATAATTATAATCGGTATCGTTATGGCTACGATTCCTATTATGATGACGGCATTTACTACTTCGGTTAAAACTAATATAAAAGAAGAAGTTTTTTTCTCTCAGTTTTCATTACTTAATATAATTGTCGCAAAATATTTTGATGAGAACAATACGGTTGGTGAGAATTATTATAAAGACTTGAATGCAACAAATGGAGATAGCGAACTTTTGATTAATGCTTATACGGACGGATTATATAGAATAGGAAAACATCAAATCGAAGCCGGAACAAAATCGTTAATAACTCCGGATTTTAGAAGCGGTAGTGCCGATACCGTTTCGCATATCGGACCTGA
Encoded proteins:
- the fliW gene encoding flagellar assembly protein FliW, which codes for MKFNVVLPILGFEDEKEFELEEVSDIFYRLKGKNVTFTLVNPFALRDDYDFEISESEQKALKLDENKKFLVLNIVTLNEDFLKSTVNFAAPLIFNMDDKLMGQVILDKYPYSLAEPLANFKKG
- a CDS encoding pyrroline-5-carboxylate reductase yields the protein MKVTLIGYGAMASAIAEGLKDKYELEVIGRDKEKLKNFSEKYGAKYYTFEEANIDNKIVILAVKPYVLDEVAQKLKGKAKLLISILAGKPLKELQKIPAFSYIRAMPNVAAKYAASTTAITGDIDSKELATEILGAIGKVVWVNSDDEIDMATAIIGSGPAFLAIIAEAISDGGVYCGLKRDVSIELTKGLFESFAKLDDDFSQIKNSVMSPKGTTAEGIRTLEEEGVRGKIMKGIINTYEKSKKI
- a CDS encoding prepilin-type N-terminal cleavage/methylation domain-containing protein — its product is MKSQKKFKAFTLIEVLISIIIIGIVMATIPIMMTAFTTSVKTNIKEEVFFSQFSLLNIIVAKYFDENNTVGENYYKDLNATNGDSELLINAYTDGLYRIGKHQIEAGTKSLITPDFRSGSADTVSHIGPDANEPNETTYDDIDDYNGYGEHHAGVESQGYDLNVTVKYIPDSTNYWDTNITFTYTSGVTTTATNIKLITITTVLKDGTVIKLSYPRCNIGRSAMLSYK